From a region of the Rhipicephalus microplus isolate Deutch F79 chromosome X, USDA_Rmic, whole genome shotgun sequence genome:
- the LOC119176051 gene encoding uncharacterized protein LOC119176051 produces MCSANVSALAARKRSKQARRWWVRPSLRSREVAGHTGRLLLDLRSHDEEYFRDFMRMPPRTFDTLLELLRPAMSKQDTNHRPTISAHDCLAMTIRYAKEVRDKLAHYFVTDGQVPWQEKVVNST; encoded by the exons ATGTGCTCAGCCaacgtgtcagcgctggcagcacgaAAACgttcaaagcaagcaaggcggtggtGGGTGAGACCGTCCCTTCGCTCGCGAGAAGTGGCTGGCCACACTGGGCGTCTGCTTCTCGACTTGCGCtcgcacgacgaggagtatttccgggA CTTCATGCGGATGCCGCCACGAACGTTCGATACTTTGCTCGAACTGCTGCGCCCCGCAATGTCCAAGCAGGACACAAACCACCGGCCTACAATTTCGGCGCACGACTGCCTGGCCATGACCATTAG GTATGCCAAGGAAGTGCGAGATAAATTGGCGCACTACTTCGTCACAGACGGTCAGGTGCCTTGGCAGGAAAAAGTGGTGAACAGCACTTGA